The sequence below is a genomic window from Paenibacillus silvisoli.
GCGAGCGTCCTGCTCGGCGGCTTGAAGTTCAAGGAGCAAAACTTTAACGTGCAGCTGGCCAGCCACAATTCATCGCTCATGATTTTGGCGGTCATCGCGCTCGGCATTCCGGCCATCTTTATTTCGAACCAGCACTTCTCCTCCGGAAGCGCTGAATTTCTGAGCATCACCATCGCGATCATTCTGATCGTCGCGTACATCTTGTGGCTGATCTTCTCCATGGTTACGCACAAAGATATATTGGAAGATGTCGAAGAGACGACGCCGGACCATGGCGAAGAGCCGACCTGGTCGAGAAACACGTCCATTCTCTTCCTCATCCTGGCAACGGCCATGACGGCTTTCGTCAGCGAATGGCTCGTCAGCACCTTACATACGTTCACGGCGGATTTCGGGTTATCCGAAGTGTTTGTCGGCGCCTTCCTCATCGCCATCGTCGGCAACGCGGCGGAACACAGCGCGGCGGTCATGCTGGCCATGAAGAACAAGATCGGCGCGGCCGTCGAAATCGCGGTCGGCAGCAGCTTGCAGATTGCCCTGTTTGTAGCCCCGGTGCTCATTCTGGTCAGTACGCTGTTCGGCGAGACGATGGATATCGTCTTCAGTCCGATCGAGCTGGCGGCCATTGCCGTCTCCGTCTTTATCGCCAAGTCCATATCGAAGGACGGCAGGACGAACTGGTACGAAGGCGCGCTCCTGTTGATCGTCTACATTATTCTAGGCATTTCGTTCTACCTGGTGTAGAAAGCAGCCCTTAACCGCCTTCCGGCCGTTAAGGGCATTTTTTTATTGCAAGACGGTTTTCCGCCGTCGTTGTATAATAAGAGGACTTTATTAGCTGGGAGGCACACGAGCGGCTTGAACACACCATTCTCATACTACTTAATGCTAGCGGACGCCGTTATTATTACCGATCATACTCACCGGATCGTCGCCATAAACGATGCCTATGAACGGATTAC
It includes:
- the cax gene encoding calcium/proton exchanger, whose translation is MNQKLFFTLLIGLFVLSGISHYAHFGTTIEFIISAAAILFVAGFLGKATESVAHYAGQRLGGFLNATFGNAAELIIAIFLVREGLFDMVKASITGSIIGNLLLVLGASVLLGGLKFKEQNFNVQLASHNSSLMILAVIALGIPAIFISNQHFSSGSAEFLSITIAIILIVAYILWLIFSMVTHKDILEDVEETTPDHGEEPTWSRNTSILFLILATAMTAFVSEWLVSTLHTFTADFGLSEVFVGAFLIAIVGNAAEHSAAVMLAMKNKIGAAVEIAVGSSLQIALFVAPVLILVSTLFGETMDIVFSPIELAAIAVSVFIAKSISKDGRTNWYEGALLLIVYIILGISFYLV